Proteins encoded in a region of the Apostichopus japonicus isolate 1M-3 chromosome 19, ASM3797524v1, whole genome shotgun sequence genome:
- the LOC139960155 gene encoding uncharacterized protein, whose protein sequence is MEDGPWPPIVWFIMKISAIFYYRQIVGQRRCMSCEKEFYKNTRRVRDTGRTVSDGYRRSRKHEDFDLTSCYETVYDDSSITREGSSSECLACESLWWDRYGHVMKYTEESIGLKYWNHPGSWFVSILILTFIIILVTYEAVVLERNYFAKHDRIVNLLSYIAFYSPLVVFPCMTVYSKVRSAFSWRGRGIWATTLNARFIVQRLQFLDLAVKGVPAKHFLVLCLIWPVFAATYRTYIKLGIRRQTDLSDKISCLTVAIAELIWGCFMFQLFLIRISFQNHFQLLLNFLHKFEGETELCQQVIRRVLVDFKCYQKCVAAYMSVMIPACILGAATSISWFYMVNDMVNDGSRDHEWFVMEKNVNFMIWSDVAMFFCLGPLAIGGFNANYIWENFQISVIFMKRDEERKFWDDIIRFLKQVQDDVPLISLTTVLAMVGLYVTVEFGKQVVDF, encoded by the exons ATGGAAGACGGACCATGGCCTCCTATCGTCTGGTTTATAATGAAGATATCAGCTATATTTTATTATAGACAAATTGTCGGTCAGCGAAGGTGTATGTCATGTGAGAAAGAATTTTACAAGAACACCCGACGAGTACGCGACACCGGTAGAACTGTATCTGACGGCTATCGGCGATCCCGTAAACATGAAGACTTTGATCTTACGTCCTGCTACGAGACGGTTTATGATGATAGCAGCATAACACGGGAAGGATCATCTAGTGAATGTTTGGCATGTGAATCACTTTGGTGGGATCGTTATGGTCACGTGATGAAATACACAGAAGAATCGATTG GTCTCAAGTATTGGAACCACCCAGGAAGTTGGTTCGTCTCCATTCTTATTCTGACTTTCATAATTATTCTTGTGACTTACGAAGCTGTCGtacttgaaagaaattatttcgCTAAACATGATCGCATCGTGAATTTGTTGTCTTACATAGCATTCTACTCTCCACTAGTCGTCTTTCCGTGTATGACTGTCTATTCGAAGGTTAGAAGTGCATTCTCTTGGAGGGGAAGAGGAATATGGGCTACAACTCTAAATGCTCGCTTTATTGTACAGCGCCTCCAGTTTTTGGATCTTGCTGTCAAAG GAGTACCGGCGAAACATTTCCTTGTCTTATGTCTCATTTGGCCTGTTTTTGCTGCAACTTACAGAACATATATTAAGTTAGGAATTAGGAGACAGACTGACTTATCTGATAAAATTAGTTGTCTAACCGTGGCTATTGCTGAGCTTATATGGGGTTGCTTTATGTTCCAGTTATTTCTGATAAGAATatcttttcaaaatcattttcagcTTCTTTTGAACTTTCTACACAAATTTGAAGGAGAAACAGAATTATGCCAACAAGTAATAAGACGCGTGTTGGTCGAttttaaatgttatcaaaaatgCGTAGCTGCATATATGTCTGTCATGATACCCGCCTGTATCTTAGGCGCTGCGACTAGCATCTCGTGGTTCTACATGGTCAACGACATGGTCAACGATGGTAGCAGAGACCACGAGTGGTTTGTAATGGAGAAAAACGTGAATTTTATGATCTGGTCCGATGTCGCCATGTTCTTTTGTCTTGGGCCTCTGGCTATTGGAGGATTCAACGCCAACTACATATGGGAGAACTTTCAGATCAGCGTGATCTTCATGAAACGCGATGAAGAGAGGAAATTCTGGGATGATATCATTCGTTTTCTGAAGCAAGTCCAAGATGACGTGCCACTGATCTCTTTAACCACAGTCCTAGCGATGGTGGGTCTTTACGTCACTGTGGAATTTGGAAAGCAAGTAGTTGACTTTTGA